A portion of the Sebastes fasciatus isolate fSebFas1 chromosome 2, fSebFas1.pri, whole genome shotgun sequence genome contains these proteins:
- the LOC141762147 gene encoding guanylyl cyclase-activating protein 2-like produces the protein MGQTQHTENSEQIDVKAIQDMYKKFVMECPSGLLFLHEFKRFFGVDPTGEASDYAENMFRAFDRNGDNTIDFLEFVAALNLVFRGDTEHKLRWSFKVYDKDGNGYVDRDELWSIIDSLFRIKKGSKTDVSDSQLTVDEVVDRILLAVDSDGDGHINLEEFIRGAQQDPWVLNMLKLDMNPAGWVLEQRRRSAHF, from the exons atGGGGCAGACACAGCATACAGAGAACAGTGAGCAGATCGATGTCAAAGCAATTCAGGACATGTATAAAAAGTTTGTCATGGAGTGCCCAAGTGGACTACTTTTCCTGCACGAGTTCAAGCGTTTCTTCGGTGTGGACCCGACAGGGGAAGCGTCTGACTATGCGGAGAACATGTTTCGAGCTTTTGACCGAAATGGG GACAATACAATTGATTTCCTTGAGTTTGTGGCAGCACTGAACCTTGTTTTCCGGGGAGACACGGAGCATAAACTGCGCTGGTCATTCAAGGTGTATGACAAAGACGGAAACGGCTATGTGGACAGGGACGAACTATGGTCAATAATCGAT AGCCTCTTCCGGATAAAGAAAGGCTCAAAAACGGACGTGAGTGACTCACAGCTTACAGTAGATGAGGTTGTGGATCGAATATTACTGGCCGTCGATAGTGATGGAGATG GTCATATTAACCTTGAGGAGTTCATTAGAGGGGCGCAGCAGGACCCATGGGTGCTCAACATGTTGAAGCTGGACATGAACCCTGCTGGATGGGTGCTGGAGCAGCGGCGAAGGAGTGCGCACTTCTGA